From Alteromonas sp. RKMC-009, one genomic window encodes:
- a CDS encoding YitT family protein gives MQKPKHSVVEDIFALVSAGLFVAFGVYLFQSQDLMVGGAAGLALLGTYALPVDFGVLFFLINVPFYALAWTHISKRFTINTFISVSTVSVLTDLIPRFVDVSSANPVFTAIFGGILIGVGMLIMFRHTSSLGGLGILAFYLQQRFSIRAGTFQLSVDTVILLSSMLVLDWRLVLMSVLAAFCLNMVLSLNHRPERYTLPSLSKQDDKLPGAGEAS, from the coding sequence ATGCAAAAACCAAAACACAGTGTGGTTGAAGATATTTTTGCTTTAGTCAGTGCAGGGCTGTTCGTTGCCTTTGGCGTTTATTTATTTCAGTCGCAGGACCTGATGGTCGGCGGCGCTGCAGGGCTTGCGCTGCTGGGAACTTATGCGTTGCCTGTAGACTTCGGGGTGCTGTTTTTCCTGATCAACGTGCCGTTCTATGCCCTTGCGTGGACCCACATCAGCAAACGCTTCACCATAAACACGTTTATCTCCGTGTCTACCGTCTCAGTACTTACTGATCTTATCCCCCGCTTTGTGGATGTCAGCAGTGCTAATCCGGTTTTCACGGCAATATTCGGCGGGATCCTCATTGGCGTAGGCATGCTGATCATGTTCCGTCATACCTCAAGTCTGGGCGGTCTTGGTATTCTGGCGTTCTATCTTCAGCAACGTTTCTCCATCCGTGCCGGTACTTTTCAGCTATCAGTAGACACCGTTATTTTGCTGTCTTCAATGCTGGTACTCGACTGGCGTCTGGTACTGATGTCAGTACTGGCGGCGTTCTGTCTGAACATGGTACTGTCCTTAAATCACCGGCCGGAAAGATATACTCTGCCGTCATTATCCAAACAAGATGACAAACTGCCGGGTGCAGGCGAAGCCAGTTAG